The sequence AATTTATAACTTCTGTTATGTGGGCCCATAGCTCAGTTGGTAGAGCTACCGGCTCATAACCGGTTGGTCCCAGGTTCGAGCCCTGGTGGGCCCACCAGTAGATTTTGCCAGAGGCAAAATCTGAGGTGAGAGTTAAAAGTGAAGAGTGGGAAGCAGAATTGAATGAACAGTTGAGATTATTAATAAACTTGCAGAATGTAGACAAAAAGATTCAGAGACTTGTAGAAGAGAAGAGGATAATTCCATTAAAGATTGCTGAGGTAGAAAAGAAACTTAAGAATGCCGAGCAGGCATTAGAGGATAAGAAAGCACAGTATAAAAAAAAGCAACAGGAAAAGAAAGAAAAAGAAATATTACTCGATGATGAACTACAAAGGCTTAAAAAACTTAAATCGAGAACATCTGAGATAAAAACTAATAAAGAATATCAAGCACATATGGTTGAAATAGAGACTACAGAGAAACTTATAGGAGAGGCAGAAGAAAAGCTATTAACAGTTATGGAACAACTCGAAGAGTGGACTTTAGAGATAAACTCAGCAGAAGAGAGGATTGTTGATGCCTTAAAGGAATTTCAGTGTAAGAAGGAGCAGTTAGAGGCTGATGATTCACAGATGGGAGAATTACTCAATGAGCTTAAGATGGAAAGACAGAAGGTTACAGAGGGTATTGAGAGGGAACTATACGAGACCTATAATACTCTATTACGGGTAAGGGGGGGGCTTGCGGTTGTCCCTGTAGAGGATGGTTCCTGTATGGGTTGTCGGCTTCAGATACCGCCACAGGTTTTCAACGATGTAAAAAAAAATCAGGATATAATAACCTGTTCTTACTGTCATAGATTTCTTTACTGGGGAGAGGGTCTACGACCCGTGGGGACTTAACCATAATTAATGAGGGTCTATGACTCGTAGAGAAGTTATCATTTATACCGATGGGGCATCGAGAGGCAATCCTGGAAGAGCAGGTGTTGGTGTTGTAATAAAGGATACAAAGGGTAATATCCTGAAAAGGCTATCGGAGTATGTTGGAGTTACTACAAACAATGTAGCAGAATACATGGCATTACTTACTGCCCTTAATTTTGTAAAACAGAGGGTAGATTCTGTCACTATATTTTCTGATTCAGAGCTTCTTGTGAAGCAGGTTAAGGGTGAATACAAAGTAAGGAATAAAAAACTAAAGGCTTTTTACAATAGTGCAACGGCGATGCTTGGATGGTTCAAAGAATTTAGAATTCATCATATATCCAGAGAGGAAAATAGAGAAGCAGATTCTTTAGCAAATAAAGCTATTAACGGTAATGCGGCTCGCACTAAAGCAGGTTAGATGGTCGCCCNNNNNNNNNNNNNNNNNNNNNNNNNNNNNNNNNNNNNNNNNNNNNNNNNNNNNNNNNNNNNNNNNNNNNNNNNNNNNNNNNNNNNNNNNNNNNNNNNNNNCTTGGATGGTTCAAAGAATTTAGAATTCATCATATATCCAGAGAGGAAAATAGAGAAGCAGATTCTTTAGCAAATAAAGCTATTAACGGTAATGCGGCTCGCACTAAAGCAGGTTAGATGGTCG comes from Nitrospirota bacterium and encodes:
- a CDS encoding C4-type zinc ribbon domain-containing protein is translated as MRVKSEEWEAELNEQLRLLINLQNVDKKIQRLVEEKRIIPLKIAEVEKKLKNAEQALEDKKAQYKKKQQEKKEKEILLDDELQRLKKLKSRTSEIKTNKEYQAHMVEIETTEKLIGEAEEKLLTVMEQLEEWTLEINSAEERIVDALKEFQCKKEQLEADDSQMGELLNELKMERQKVTEGIERELYETYNTLLRVRGGLAVVPVEDGSCMGCRLQIPPQVFNDVKKNQDIITCSYCHRFLYWGEGLRPVGT
- a CDS encoding ribonuclease HI family protein translates to MTRREVIIYTDGASRGNPGRAGVGVVIKDTKGNILKRLSEYVGVTTNNVAEYMALLTALNFVKQRVDSVTIFSDSELLVKQVKGEYKVRNKKLKAFYNSATAMLGWFKEFRIHHISREENREADSLANKAINGNAARTKAG
- a CDS encoding reverse transcriptase-like protein produces the protein LGWFKEFRIHHISREENREADSLANKAINGNAARTKAG